A stretch of Pseudobdellovibrionaceae bacterium DNA encodes these proteins:
- the smpB gene encoding SsrA-binding protein SmpB — protein sequence MSAIWIVTENRKARFDYEITQTFEAGLVLVGSEVKSMRDKQMQLKDSYVSFRGSEAYLQNAHIAVYKSSSYNNHEPERLRKLLLNRSELDKIDAALRERGLQCIPLKVYFKKGIAKIEIGIARGKKRHDKREAIKTRDVNRELRAGRRG from the coding sequence GTGAGCGCGATCTGGATTGTCACCGAAAACCGCAAAGCCCGTTTTGACTACGAAATCACGCAGACTTTCGAGGCGGGATTGGTTTTGGTCGGCTCCGAAGTGAAGTCCATGCGGGATAAGCAGATGCAGCTGAAGGACAGCTACGTTTCGTTTCGCGGCTCGGAAGCTTACCTCCAGAACGCGCACATCGCCGTTTACAAATCGAGTTCGTACAACAATCACGAGCCCGAGCGTCTTCGTAAACTTCTTTTGAACCGTAGCGAGCTTGATAAAATCGACGCGGCCCTTCGCGAACGCGGACTTCAGTGCATTCCGCTGAAGGTCTATTTTAAAAAGGGGATCGCGAAGATTGAAATCGGAATCGCGCGCGGTAAAAAGCGCCACGACAAACGCGAGGCGATCAAGACGCGCGACGTGAACCGGGAGCTTCGGGCGGGACGGCGTGGATAG
- the tsaD gene encoding tRNA (adenosine(37)-N6)-threonylcarbamoyltransferase complex transferase subunit TsaD has translation MSLYLAIETSCDDTSVAVVSPDGHVRLCRSQSQDASHAIFGGIVPEIASRNHSHFLLPLIDNVLRDAGAKPADLSGIVVTNRPGLIGSLIVGVVTAKSLALAWNKPWLGVNHLEGHLLAPFLRDDSYTPAFEFGEPYLALTVSGGHSSLYDVEGLGRYHVLGATLDDAAGEAYDKFGKMLGLGFPGGVQVDRLAQGGDPSKYAFPRGLMHEDTLDMSFSGLKSASHRLLSAMAPDEMERERAHLCAGFQQAVVEVLLHKLDKARKKTGRRRVVLTGGVSANSELRRQTEAWAKRVKCELAVPPLRYCTDNAAMIGLVGALRMERGERATMSDGPSPASATGDFQ, from the coding sequence ATGAGCCTCTATTTGGCGATTGAAACAAGTTGTGACGACACCTCGGTCGCCGTGGTGTCGCCGGATGGCCACGTCCGTCTGTGCCGCTCGCAAAGCCAAGACGCCAGCCATGCGATCTTCGGCGGGATCGTTCCCGAAATTGCCTCGCGCAATCACAGCCATTTCTTACTGCCGCTCATCGACAATGTCCTGCGCGATGCGGGAGCGAAGCCCGCGGATCTGTCGGGGATTGTCGTCACGAATCGTCCGGGATTGATCGGAAGTTTGATCGTGGGGGTCGTGACCGCGAAGTCCTTGGCCCTGGCATGGAATAAACCTTGGCTCGGCGTGAATCATTTGGAAGGTCATTTGCTCGCGCCGTTTCTGCGCGATGATTCCTATACGCCCGCTTTCGAGTTCGGCGAGCCTTACCTCGCGTTGACCGTGAGTGGGGGGCATTCCAGTCTTTACGATGTGGAAGGATTGGGACGCTACCATGTCTTGGGCGCGACGCTCGACGATGCCGCCGGCGAGGCCTACGACAAATTCGGCAAGATGTTGGGGCTCGGCTTTCCGGGCGGCGTGCAGGTTGATCGATTGGCGCAAGGCGGGGATCCCTCGAAGTACGCCTTCCCGCGGGGGCTGATGCATGAAGACACTTTGGACATGTCGTTTTCAGGTTTAAAAAGTGCGTCGCACCGATTGCTGTCCGCGATGGCGCCGGACGAGATGGAGCGCGAACGCGCGCATCTGTGCGCCGGCTTTCAACAGGCCGTGGTCGAAGTTCTTTTGCACAAGCTGGACAAGGCACGGAAAAAAACGGGACGTCGCCGCGTCGTCTTGACGGGTGGGGTGTCCGCGAACAGTGAGCTGCGTCGTCAGACCGAAGCGTGGGCGAAGCGCGTGAAGTGCGAGCTGGCGGTGCCGCCGCTGCGCTACTGTACGGACAACGCCGCGATGATCGGGCTGGTCGGCGCTTTGCGGATGGAGCGTGGCGAGCGCGCGACCATGAGCGACGGCCCCAGCCCGGCCTCGGCCACGGGAGATTTTCAATGA
- a CDS encoding PilZ domain-containing protein: MSRMIDLGPNNIFQLVSDPSEKMKIIYDVIKGQQEVIVRVAEQKDDIVHVLAPRLVQGSSLLCVPTDDNFNFKSGELILQFQTNAQKYISNVPFHRDGEFVSLSMEKKLFRVQRREFFRLRLPAGFRGTIQIPELFGAPFNQSFHVVDLSGGGCKVELPPLDLDMKPGTTFKGILRLPGRPDFPVICTVKHQSKQPHRPDGRWLGLEFFYQSEPEKNRMAATVMDLYRELFARL, translated from the coding sequence ATGTCACGCATGATCGATCTGGGCCCGAATAACATCTTCCAACTGGTTTCGGATCCTTCCGAAAAAATGAAAATCATCTACGACGTGATCAAAGGCCAACAGGAAGTGATCGTGCGCGTGGCCGAGCAAAAAGACGACATCGTGCACGTCCTTGCCCCGCGATTGGTTCAGGGAAGCTCGCTGCTTTGCGTGCCGACGGACGACAATTTCAACTTCAAGTCCGGTGAACTCATTCTGCAATTCCAAACGAATGCGCAGAAATACATTTCGAACGTGCCCTTTCACCGTGACGGTGAGTTCGTATCGCTCTCGATGGAGAAAAAACTCTTCCGCGTCCAGCGCCGCGAGTTCTTCCGCCTGCGCCTGCCCGCCGGTTTTCGCGGGACGATTCAGATTCCGGAGCTGTTCGGCGCGCCTTTCAACCAAAGCTTCCACGTCGTCGATTTGAGCGGTGGCGGATGCAAAGTCGAGTTGCCGCCCCTGGACCTGGACATGAAGCCGGGCACGACCTTCAAGGGGATCTTGAGACTTCCGGGCCGCCCGGACTTCCCCGTCATCTGCACGGTGAAACACCAAAGCAAGCAACCCCACCGCCCCGACGGCCGTTGGCTGGGGCTGGAGTTCTTCTACCAATCCGAACCCGAGAAAAACCGCATGGCCGCGACGGTCATGGACCTGTACCGCGAGCTCTTCGCCCGCCTGTAA
- the rsmA gene encoding ribosomal RNA small subunit methyltransferase A produces the protein MSKARERLKTVREELGIHAKRSLGQNFLVSDHVIEKIVNAGAGFQPTTIIEVGPGCGALTWELKEVCERLQLIELDHELAEYWRGKNFDVIETDALKWSWDLAEFPGRKVFVSNLPYQISSSILVERSIDKVPLSGMVLMFQKEVAQRIKAKVGAEDYGFLSVLAQTFWDVELLLEAGPRDFDPAPRIASRVLTFNPRQVQVADRPKYLKFLKACFLHPRKIMISSLMEGLGRPREELTAALEKRGLDPKIRAGELRLQQFLDLYRELGMEQNS, from the coding sequence ATGAGTAAAGCGCGTGAACGTTTGAAAACCGTCCGGGAAGAACTCGGCATCCACGCGAAACGTTCGCTGGGTCAGAACTTTCTGGTTTCCGATCACGTGATCGAAAAAATCGTCAATGCGGGGGCCGGCTTTCAGCCGACCACGATCATCGAGGTCGGTCCGGGTTGCGGGGCGCTGACCTGGGAACTCAAAGAAGTCTGCGAACGACTGCAACTGATCGAGTTGGATCACGAACTGGCCGAATACTGGCGCGGCAAAAATTTCGACGTCATCGAAACCGACGCGCTCAAGTGGTCTTGGGATCTGGCGGAGTTTCCGGGGCGCAAAGTTTTCGTATCGAACCTTCCTTACCAGATTTCGTCGTCGATTTTGGTGGAGCGTTCGATCGACAAGGTTCCCTTGTCGGGCATGGTGCTGATGTTCCAGAAGGAAGTCGCGCAAAGAATCAAAGCGAAAGTCGGCGCCGAAGACTACGGTTTTCTGTCCGTGCTCGCGCAGACGTTCTGGGACGTGGAACTTCTGCTCGAGGCGGGGCCCCGCGATTTCGATCCCGCGCCACGGATCGCGAGCCGCGTTTTGACCTTCAATCCGCGCCAAGTACAGGTCGCGGATCGTCCAAAATATCTGAAATTTTTGAAGGCGTGCTTTCTGCACCCACGCAAAATCATGATCTCGAGCCTGATGGAAGGTTTGGGACGGCCCCGTGAAGAGTTGACCGCCGCCCTGGAAAAACGGGGTTTGGACCCCAAAATCCGGGCGGGCGAGCTGCGTTTGCAGCAATTCCTTGACCTGTACCGCGAGCTTGGGATGGAACAGAACTCGTGA